ATCGTTTCTCGCGAACAAAGGTACTGCTGACTATTTGCATTtaaggttgaaaattttcaggatGTCGACTAGGAATTTCGACATCACGCCTAACCCTGTGACTTCCGGTACGAGCCTCGaagaagttgagaaaaaattggatGACGCGTAAGatatcgacttttttttatgttcatAAACGTTCTCATTTTCCGTGGAATCTTCGAAACTGTGAATCATCACTTGACGTAATTTCATTTGCAGTAACTCAGACGTCTCGAATGAAGTAAACTCAACATCCAACCGACGCAATGCGCCGTTGAAATTCTTAGGTGGAGGCATTTTCAATTCCGGAGACATCTATCGTCACTACCCTCcggaaacaattttcaaggTACGCACAGTGGAGTACTTGTGATATCGAATTgacatttttctcattgtcagacaCGCGATAATAAGAAACTGATGTGATTTTCTTGAACCAGATCAATTTCTTCAGCTGAAGTCAATTGgtcaataatttttaagaTCACTCATGGCTTTGACGACTTGATCTGAAAATAATGTAAGCACAACGTTGTTTGtgattgaaaactttttcaatcgGGGTACATTGTACAGGCCAAGCTGTGTTAATCCCGTCGGATTTGCATTCTTCCCTGAAAAAGAGGTGGCCTTTGAACAAAACTTCggattttcaatgaaatttgcCGCAATTATCTATACGGCTAtaatatgttttgtttttttggaAATATCATGAGTTTTAACGGACATATGTCTgctttgtttgtttatttttttcagctgGGAGATAAAGGATCTGGCCTAAGATCGAGAGGAGAGATTCAAGATTTTCATCGATTGAAGCAAGAACATTTAAGTCGTGAAACATTATTCGAGGACGCAACATTCCTGAAACCAAGTTCTATCTGGACGGATGGACATGAAGATGATTATATTGAAGATATCGAATGGAAACGCCCGAAGGTAGGTAGCGACTTCATTGGAAAGAACTAATTCATCGAACGTGACACTTTGTTACCAAAAACGTGAGTGTCTCATAAAGTCTCTGATGCAGTGGAATCTATAAGAACTCTCCGAAAACTATATTCTCGTATCTGCAGCCTTGATATGTTTTTTTCCAGGAATTATCGGATGATCCAAAGTTTTACGTCGAAGGAGGTTCACGATTTGATATAAAACAGGCGCGTTTTGGTGACTGCTGGCTTTTGGCAAGCATTTCCAATTTGGCGATGCATCCTGGCGTATTGGACCAAGTTGTACCGAAAGAGCAAAGCTTCGAAGACGAAGAATACGCTGGAATATTCCACTTCAGGTATGTTCTTTTACAGTAAGGGGCGCGattcaattttaatacttCATTTGAAACCATgttgattgatttttgaacCAATTTCTTTGATGCCAAAGCAAATCTTTCGGCACCTCAAATATTCAATACGAATTTATTCTTGAGCTATACACGTTCTTAGAGTGTTGAATTAATTCCTTGACGTCTTGCGGGTCAATTTCACGGGATCCTCTCTGATGAATCCGAGTATCGACTTCGGAATTAATCGACATTCGGCGTCAATTTTATCATTATGCTCTAGATTTTGGCAGTACGGAAGGTGGATCGACGTCGTGATAGACGATTTTCTACCTACGAAAGATGGAGAATTGGTGTCTGCACATTCGTCTACGGCAAACGAGTTCTGGAGTCCTCTACTCGTCAAGGCTTACGCCAAACTCTACGGTTCCTGGAATGTTATTTCAGGGGGTCGTGCTTCCGAAGCTATGCAAGATTTCACTGGAGGTATAATCCGCATGTATAAGGCAGAAGAATCGTTGGACTTGTTCGACATTTTACTGAAAGATCACCAAAGGAACGCGCTCATGAGCTGCGTCATGGTGAGTGATTAGTTGATTACCCAGTTTAACGAATCTCTCAAGGTTGAAATATTCTAACGTCACATTGATTATTATCGAACATTTACACCTTTCAATTGGTGATGAAGATCCGTTTGCCTTAGACTATAATATTACGTAATTCATATCCCATGACATTCGTCGTGAACTTTTGCAGAAAGAGACATTTAAaagatttggaatattttgTCGCCACGTCCACAGTATCACAAAAGTCTGTGCATTCGATAATTTCCGGCTGTTGAGACTGAGAAACACGTGTGGTAACGAAAAAGAATGGACTGGAGCGAGGAGCGACAAGtgagaatattttgaataagaatTCCAATAAAATAGACAATATAGTATGGAGCAATTGAAAATTCTCCAGGGCATTGAGATTTTGCAGCAATCCGTTATGTGTTGAATAAACTGTAGCAAACGGCATTTATTTCGCAACAGTTCACTAAAATGGAAGTGCATTCCTGAGTCCAAGGAAAAAGAGCTGGGCTTGCAGATCGACGATGACGGTGAATTGTGGATGTCGTACAAAGATTTCCAAGGTTTTTTTAGGGACATTGAAGTCTGCTATCTGAACCCTTTTTCTTCGACGGATACGAATAGTAAGAAGAAATGGCAAACGTATGCGTTTGAAGGCAAATGGGTGCGTGGAGTGACTGCTGGCGGAGACGGAACATCCTTGGGTTCGTATTCGTCTCTTGATTGTTAATGATTTTGCCATGAATTGTAGGATTTCTTCATAATAGTTTTGTTATCTGCGTAGGAACGTTTCACCAGAATCCTCAGTATTCTATAACTGTCGATTCTCCAGACGAAAACAGTGACCAGTGTACGGTGATAGTGGCCTTGATGCAAAAACATCGAAGGGCTAAGAATGAAGAAAGTCCTCCTCTCAACTTTGCCATTTACCCGGTACGTcttgaagtataaaaaatcatgcaaaCGCTTGAACGAAAATCTTTCGCAGAATTGTAGCTTTTTCTATATATTTCTCTACAGTTGGCTGGAAATGGTGATATATCGAAACCATTGAAAACAGATTATTTCGCTTTCAATTCGCACGTTGGTGAGGACTCGTCCTGGGCAACTCAACTTCCACGAGAATTCACTAGTCGCATCGAATTGTCACCTGGATCATACTGCATCGTTCCTTATACCACCAAGCCTCATGACGAGGGAGAATTTTTGCTCAGGGTATTTTGCGATGGACCAGCTTGTATGGCGTAAGTCATTAATACAGTGTATTCTCCTAGCATATGGGTAGCGAGGATACAGCCTTGAGAGTCAAGTGAATGTTCGAATTATTATGGTCTCTTTTGATactggaaaaattattcatgcCTATTCAATCCAATGTACCACGTGACAGAAATCACTGACATCCGATGTCGGTTCAAAACGGATGGGTTTCACAGTTCATTGATATATTTAATCTCTTTaaatgattcaatttttttggtaaaagAGAATACTATATTCTAACCGGGATGTGCTTGGATGAGTTTCAACAATAACCACTCAACTTTTAAACTTCCGGTCAGCTGATTAATTTCCTGTTTCCAAAATCCTGTTTAAATTAGGTTCACCGATTTTGTATGATTTCGAATCACTTGCTGCAAAGGATTTTGTAACTGTAGGTAGTCAAATTTAATCCGCGATTATATATTTCTGAACACATTGGCATATTTTAATTGAACGAGTGTGCGATCAGCGTGTCCATTTTCTATGTTCGTTTAGCCTTCCGGTACGATGTCacgattataaattttatgtgCTTGACCTTTGCGCTGGCATGCGCACCCACGATTGAAAGTTTGTTCGAAGATGTTGCTTCTCTCTAAGAATATCCACAATGTAAATTCTAAAGCTTAATAACTGGAACACGCATTATTCTTACAATTTCTCAACGCTTGCGGTAATTTTCTTGTGATCATTGAATTTGGCGTCATTTTTCCGTTGTGCTCATCAGGATGTTGAGATAATTAAACTGTTCTGATCGACTACATCAGTCCAAGTGATTTATGCAAATAAAAATCTCTGGTTTTGGTCTTTATCTTGACCACTGAAACATGTGCTCAGATTGTTTGTGTCGTTGACTCGTTGAATCattcttgaattattttcactatgAGATACTCATCAGGGAAAAAGTTGGAAATCGATAAATCTTGTTTGCAATCACGGAATtgccagaattttttcaaaataacaaatttgGAAATTAGCCGAAGGATCGTTCTTCGAATTTCTATAAATTAAGACCCGTGAGGAAATTTTAAGAGTTTCCGTAATAGACATTACGATCTGAGAATATGCAAAATGAATGCCGAGTATTCAGGGTTCGGCGTTCGTTGATTTGGTGTACAAAAGCCCATATTTCACCAAACATGGCAGTGGTGTGACTGTCAGTTTcatgtttttcaaatcaaacaaatatatgtttttttaCAGAGTGTACGACGAAGAAATTGGTTACGGCTGTGAAGGGATAATGGTAGGTACAAGATTCGTCAAGTATTCTTCAGGATAGCCGTGAGCTAGCGATCATAAACCTGCCatatgaataaatttgtacGGCTAACTTGTTACGACCAGTGAGCAATTTGAAAGCGGTTCGCGTTATTTGCTTTGATTTCATTTCGATTATCACGTTTTGTGATCTCCCATCCGGCTGCAATTGAATTGTTTGACTGTGTAACTTTCACAGGACTTGACGTAATTCACGTGCGTACTTCACATATTCCTGAATTAAAATTCAGTTGGTAAATGACGGCGGTGAATAATTTTCCAGGTACGTGATCATAGATTGTCCGATGAGGATGCGCAATTATTGTTTGCTGTCTTCAAAAACGTCTCACAAGGTGAATTGGAAATAAACTGGAAACAGCTGCAGGAAATGTTGCGGAAGGATCCGAGAGAAGGTTGGAATTATAGTTTCAATTTACCCAGTTCAAGTTTCCGAACTGTATGAGTGAAGCTTGTTACTAGATAAGTAAAATTTACAGTTTTCAACGAGAATACGTGTCGCAATATGGTGATTTTGATGGATGAACTTGATTCGGGAAAACTTGGGTTTGGAGAGTATAAAGCGTTACGGATGAACATCAAAAAGTGGAAGGTAAGAATTTGCGTCTTCCGGATCATCGCAGTACCTCACGTAGTACTTTGCAGTTTTTTCTTAACGGGGCTGTAACTATTGCGATTGTTTGCAGGATGTGTTCAACGCGTACGACGCAGATGGCTTGGGCTACCTCAGAACTTCCGAGTTAAAAGGGGCTTTGAATAGCGCCGGATACCGAGTGAATAAACAAGTCTTGATCAAACTTGTACACCGTAACCAAGAAAACCCTGGAAAGATTACCTTTTGCGAATTTGTAATGTGCGCATTAGAACTCAAGACAATGATCGGTGAGTgagaggatgaaaaattttgaggaGTGCAGGAGCTCGGCGGTTTATTGAATGATTCTGATTGCAATTGTTGGCCGAAATGTATCTGACCCGGAAGATTTTGGAGCACCTAAGATTACCTTTCAACGGCAATCACCAGCACGCAATCTATCGATGGGTTAGATGTGTCGAAGTCATCCAGTCTTCCTGATttcacgttattttttttttttgctttcagaAACATCTCAAAACGTCGCTTAAGTTGCGGTGAAATCCGGGTGCGACGGATGGTCAAACTTTGCGAGAGACGAAACGACGCGGTCTTCcggacaaaaatatttcaacacttTTTACCGAAGTCCAGACCACGTTAATTTCCAACTATCACAAATTTAGTTGCACTGTTGATGATGTTTCACCTGGCACAACCCTTGCTCGATATGTAGTGTATAAGATTTCATTTCCCCAGTCCAAGATTTTCTCGAACTGGTAAACTAGTAACCGTTCAAAGTATATAAGAATTGAATGTAGGTATACtacatttaaataaaattacatcTATGAACCCTACTGAAACCTGAATGCCCAGTACAAATACCTACTTTCCAACACACCAATGCGACGTTGAACGATTCCGATCTCTGaagtaaaattgtttttgtgcggatcatcaatttgtttctacgATAAGGAATTGGGTGGGGTACAGAAATGGGAAGGAGCAATGAATCGACGGGACGAAATACCGAAAGGCAAATTGCCGACAGTCAAAAACGCCGATACACcgtaaatattcaaaatagtcataaggaagaataaaaattgatagcGCCACAATGTGTGaaataccgaaattttttacggAGAAGGGACAAGATTCCGGAAAGCAAAACATCGAATCGCGAAAATACCAAAGAGTCAAAAACTCAACTTTCCAAATGACGGAATCGTGcggtttttgaaaatctctgAATCCAAATTCATTATAAACGACTGACCAAAGACTCGAAAGGTCGAAATCCCGAAACCCACTAAAACAGAATGAACGAAATACCGAAAGGCTGCAAGACGAAGTGACACGAGTGCGCGGACCGGAATGTAGAATACAATCTAGTGCAACAATGCCTCGAATAAATTGTACGTACAGGAAAAATGATGTGtcgtttaaattttattaaagaCATGTTACCTATTCCTGgcctcctttttttcttcgatcaCTCAGACGATTGTCCAATACCTACAATGAGATAAGTTTTATTAGAATTCTCACGAGATTCGTTATTTCCGGCAAGTTTCATCCGGGGCTGAGCTGTCTCAAAAGTGTTACGAATTTGTCAGTAACATCAAGTTTTTCCATCGACAAGTAACTTTGAATGACTAGTATATTTATGTCGATAATTACCAAATTCGTATAATTGGCGGAGTGTTTATCCACAAGACATGATGCACTGATGCACGCGTCGCTTCGGCTTGCGGGGGAAACGAAGGGTGCGGCATTTTGCGTGAGAAAGTGTTTgcaaataagtaaaataagCAAGACTGACATAAGAAATATACACTGTGTACGGGGCAGTCTATGCCAACCTAACCCACTGCGACATTTTTGACATGGTTGCAACTTGGCTTATCTTATCTCATCTTCTTGCATTCTGTGCAAAAAGGTTccttcgttatttttaatttttttccccaaacCATTCATAATACAtgaactttcaaaaattttctcacgtcCTCCGGATCTCAAATTCTATTCCCACACTCTTACAGCTACCTCAGACTACGCATGGTCCTCCTATCATCACCTCGCTGCCACGCTTTTAATACTACATCAGCAGAATGCTCCTTCTACTGCTGAACTGCAAGTAGTCAGTCCCTTGAATCCAGCGGGTTGACACCCAATGCCTTAGTATAGGATCCTTATTCGAAACCACCAAGAACCAAGTAATAGATAATAAGATGAAGTAACCAAGGGTTAGTAGAACTTTTGAGTTTCCCTCACTTTTGCTGATAACACCATTCTCCCGCAGCGCACTTTCGAGATAGAAACTCAAACAAATTTCCATTGTTTGTTATTATCATAACGAACGCTACCACTCGTACCGGTCAATTTCCTGTTCAACATTTGTTTTTGTTGCTGTGATAACAGAATGTCTCAATTTCTCAAATGAGAAAGTGAGAGCAGAAACTTGTGTGGACACGCTGCTTGAATCCTTCATCTCAAGGCTTGTGCAGCTAACTTCACATGTACTGAGAATCTTACCGCTCTTACCGCTCTTACACTCACTCAACGTTAGATTGCTACGACTTGAAAGTCGGTTCATTTAACAGACGCGTCAAATCTTTTGTGTACACTTTGTGCGCACCTCACTATATCTCCTCTTATTTTCAGAACTTGCACCCGTTTTGCTGATATAACTTGAGCTTATCAAATGTTGTGTGTAAATTCGTTACGTAATACTATATATTTCCTTATACATTGTCTATTAGACAGGTCAATTCATTGATGCTGATTTATATTCCAAATCAATAATCACAATCGATTCATCTAATTCGTCGACACCCTTCGCCGAATTATTTTGGCTACCACTCACCATTGCTGAATTActtttgctaccgctctgcctgttgttttacaaaatcacctttatattatttttttctctatatttgcgttgctgttcactccgcaaaacacctctttcttTTGTGGTTAACAtagatcctggtcgtcctcttacctggttatacgaatatctgttcgatattattctatggcttatttggttattcgcactaacaattttattttcctttttcgtttGTGATACGACCATCCACCGTCTCCATCTACTTGTCTGCTGATTGAAACTCCACCTTTCTCCATTGCCAacgtaaatcctggctgtccttttgactgtttggtgatatatttagatttactatcATTTGCTTGTTACTTTtgatacttattactcactatctgaattttattttggttctgcaagacatcaaagtgtccactgtctccgtcgccTGTGAAAAGTAGCGAGAACTGTCTTTCATTTTGGGAT
This region of Neodiprion virginianus isolate iyNeoVirg1 chromosome 7, iyNeoVirg1.1, whole genome shotgun sequence genomic DNA includes:
- the LOC124308890 gene encoding calpain-A-like isoform X4, with protein sequence MSTRNFDITPNPVTSGTSLEEVEKKLDDANSDVSNEVNSTSNRRNAPLKFLGGGIFNSGDIYRHYPPETIFKLGDKGSGLRSRGEIQDFHRLKQEHLSRETLFEDATFLKPSSIWTDGHEDDYIEDIEWKRPKELSDDPKFYVEGGSRFDIKQARFGDCWLLASISNLAMHPGVLDQVVPKEQSFEDEEYAGIFHFRFWQYGRWIDVVIDDFLPTKDGELVSAHSSTANEFWSPLLVKAYAKLYGSWNVISGGRASEAMQDFTGGIIRMYKAEESLDLFDILLKDHQRNALMSCVMKETFKRFGIFCRHVHSITKVCAFDNFRLLRLRNTCGNEKEWTGARSDNSLKWKCIPESKEKELGLQIDDDGELWMSYKDFQGFFRDIEVCYLNPFSSTDTNSKKKWQTYAFEGKWVRGVTAGGDGTSLGTFHQNPQYSITVDSPDENSDQCTVIVALMQKHRRAKNEESPPLNFAIYPLDGNGDIPKPLTTDYFAFNPRVGEDSSWTTQLPREFTSRIELSPGSYCIVPYITKPHDEGEFLLRVFCDGPASMAVYDEEIGFGEEGTMVSDHGLSDEDAQLLFAVFKKVSQGELEINWKQLQEMLRKDPREVFNENTCRNMVILMDELDSGKLGFGEYNALRMNIKKWKDVFFAYDADCLGYLRTSELKGALNSAGYRVNKQVLIKLVHRNQEIPGKITFREFVMCALELKTMIETSQNVA
- the LOC124308890 gene encoding calpain-A-like isoform X3 yields the protein MSTRNFDITPNPVTSGTSLEEVEKKLDDANSDVSNEVNSTSNRRNAPLKFLGGGIFNSGDIYRHYPPETIFKLGDKGSGLRSRGEIQDFHRLKQEHLSRETLFEDATFLKPSSIWTDGHEDDYIEDIEWKRPKELSDDPKFYVEGGSRFDIKQARFGDCWLLASISNLAMHPGVLDQVVPKEQSFEDEEYAGIFHFRFWQYGRWIDVVIDDFLPTKDGELVSAHSSTANEFWSPLLVKAYAKLYGSWNVISGGRASEAMQDFTGGIIRMYKAEESLDLFDILLKDHQRNALMSCVMKETFKRFGIFCRHVHSITKVCAFDNFRLLRLRNTCGNEKEWTGARSDNSLKWKCIPESKEKELGLQIDDDGELWMSYKDFQGFFRDIEVCYLNPFSSTDTNSKKKWQTYAFEGKWVRGVTAGGDGTSLGTFHQNPQYSITVDSPDENSDQCTVIVALMQKHRRAKNEESPPLNFAIYPLAGNGDISKPLKTDYFAFNSHVGEDSSWATQLPREFTSRIELSPGSYCIVPYTTKPHDEGEFLLRVFCDGPACMAVYDEEIGYGCEGIMVRDHRLSDEDAQLLFAVFKNVSQGELEINWKQLQEMLRKDPREVFNENTCRNMVILMDELDSGKLGFGEYKALRMNIKKWKDVFNAYDADGLGYLRTSELKGALNSAGYRVNKQVLIKLVHRNQENPGKITFCEFVMCALELKTMIETSQNVA
- the LOC124308890 gene encoding calpain-A-like isoform X2; translation: MSTRNFDITPNPVTSGTSLEEVEKKLDDANSDVSNEVNSTSNRRNAPLKFLGGGIFNSGDIYRHYPPETIFKLGDKGSGLRSRGEIQDFHRLKQEHLSRETLFEDATFLKPSSIWTDGHEDDYIEDIEWKRPKELSDDPKFYVEGGSRFDIKQARFGDCWLLASISNLAMHPGVLDQVVPKEQSFEDEEYAGIFHFRFWQYGRWIDVVIDDFLPTKDGELVSAHSSTANEFWSPLLVKAYAKLYGSWNVISGGRASEAMQDFTGGIIRMYKAEESLDLFDILLKDHQRNALMSCVMKETFKRFGIFCRHVHSITKVCAFDNFRLLRLRNTCGNEKEWTGARSDNSLKWKCIPESKEKELGLQIDDDGELWMSYKDFQGFFRDIEVCYLNPFSSTDTNSKKKWQTYAFEGKWVRGVTAGGDGTSLGTFHQNPQYSITVDSPDENSDQCTVIVALMQKHRRAKNEESPPLNFAIYPLAGNGDISKPLKTDYFAFNSHVGEDSSWATQLPREFTSRIELSPGSYCIVPYTTKPHDEGEFLLRVFCDGPACMAVYDEEIGYGCEGIMVRDHRLSDEDAQLLFAVFKNVSQGELEINWKQLQEMLRKDPREVFNENTCRNMVILMDELDSGKLGFGEYKALRMNIKKWKDVFNAYDADGLGYLRTSELKGALNSAGYRVNKQVLIKLVHRNQENPGKITFCEFVMCALELKTMIETSQNVA